The genomic region TTCGCGACCGCGGCGGTGGTGTCGACCTCCATCTCGAAGCGGTCGGTCATGTCGGGGGTGACGTCGGCGACGTCGACGTAGAACTGCTGATACCAGCGGCGCATCTGGTAGACCGCACCGTCCTCCTCGACCAGTAGCGGGTTCTCGATGCGGGTCTTGTGTTTCCAGATCTCGACGTCCTGCAGGAAGCCCTTGCTGACGCCTTCGACCATCACGTCGGCCAGCCGCTCGGTGGTCGCGTCGTCCAGGCCCTTGGGCTTCTCCACGATGACGCCCCACTGCAGGACGAAGGAGTTCTGCGTGACGGGGTAGTGGCAGTTGATCAGGATCGACTCGGCCTTGTAGCCGCCGTAGCTGTTGTGCAGCCAGTTGATCATGAACGACGGGCCGAAGTACGAGGCCTCCGAGTCCAGATGCGACTCACCGTAGGTGGTGCCCATGTCGGCGATGTCGGGCCGGCCCACGTTGTGCAGGTACTGGCTGGCGATGTGGCCCTCGAAGACGTTCTTGAAGTACGTCGGCAGCCCGAAGTGGATGTAGAAGAAGTGCGCCATGTCGGTGACGTTGTCGACGATCTCCCGGCAGTTGGCGTTCTCGATCAGCATCGAGTTCCACTTCCAGTCGGTCCACTCGTCGCTGTGCGCCTCGGGGATCTCGGGGATGCGCACCTCGGGCTGCGGCGGGTTGCCCTCGTGGTCGTGCCAGACGAACAGCAGGCCGCCGCGGACATCGGTGTGCCAGGCGCGGGTGCGGGCCAGTCGCGGGGTGCGCTTGGCGTAGGGCACCAGCTTGCACTTGCCGTCGCCGCCCCACCGCCAGTCGTGGAACGGGCAGGCGATCTCGTCGCCCTTGATGGTGCCCTGCGCGAGGTTGCCGCCCATATGACGGCAGTACCCGTCGAGCACCTTGATGTCACCCTTGGAGTCGGCGAAGACCACCAGCATGGTGCCGAAGATCTCGATGCCGTGCGGCTTGCCGTCGAGGAAGTTCTTCACCGGGCCCAGGCAGTGCCAGCCCCGGGCGTACCGGTCAGGCAGAGTGCCGGTGTCGATCTCGCGAATTCCCGCGGTGTCGCTGCTCACGTTAGGCCTCCCGGTTTCGGTGTCTCTAACTAGAACACGTTACAGTTTTTTCCGGCCGCCGCGCAATCCGAGCAGGTAGCGGGCCATGTCTGTAGCGTGGATTCGTGTCCGGTAGGTGGGACACCGGGCCGTCGGTAGCCGGACTCAGGACTGGCCGGGCAGCCCGTGACGCAGCGCGATGTCCTGCATCTTGCCGACGGCCAGCACGTACTCGTCGGTGGCGGAATCCCCGAGAGCGCTCTGGAACTCGAGCCGCACCAGGGCCGGGCCGTGGGTGAACAGCAGCAGGGTGGCCGACTTGGTGCCGTCGGGTGACGTGCCCCTCGCCAGAGTGCCGTCGACGCCGACCGGCACCGGCTGCGGGGTGGCGCCCGCAACCACCTGGTCGATGCTGGGCAGCGCCTCACGCAGGGTCCTCGTCGCGGTCGCGGCATCCGGGTAGATCACGATCGTGTCCGAGATCGCCCGGGTGTCGTCGTGGTTGACGAGCAGGACGCTCGCGCCCGGCAGGCCGTCCGGACCCGGGTTCGACGACTGGACGTGGAAGGTGTCGTCGGCGGTGCTGACGTCGTTCGCCTGCAGCAGCAGCGCGCTGTAGTCGACGTCCGCATCGTCGTCGGTGGTGGCCGTGGGCTTCGTCGACGACGACGTCGCCTGCGAGGTCGCGGCCGGGGGCGACGTGGTCGCGCCCAGGCCGGAGCCGGCGGCGTCGCAGGCGACCCCGGTGCTACCGATGAGCGCCGCCACCGCGAGGACGGACAGGAACCTGGAGTCTGTGAGTCGGCGCATCGCACCAACCACCGTACTGATCGGGCGTCTGTCCTGCATATGAAGCTGTGGAGGGTAGCGTGACCGCATGGCCATCGGTCAGGTCGCCGAGCTGTGGCGGTATCCGGTCAAGTCCCTCGGCGGCGAACTCGTCGACCACCTCGACATCGGGCCGCGCGGCGTCCACGGCGAC from Mycolicibacterium phlei harbors:
- a CDS encoding Rieske 2Fe-2S domain-containing protein; translation: MSSDTAGIREIDTGTLPDRYARGWHCLGPVKNFLDGKPHGIEIFGTMLVVFADSKGDIKVLDGYCRHMGGNLAQGTIKGDEIACPFHDWRWGGDGKCKLVPYAKRTPRLARTRAWHTDVRGGLLFVWHDHEGNPPQPEVRIPEIPEAHSDEWTDWKWNSMLIENANCREIVDNVTDMAHFFYIHFGLPTYFKNVFEGHIASQYLHNVGRPDIADMGTTYGESHLDSEASYFGPSFMINWLHNSYGGYKAESILINCHYPVTQNSFVLQWGVIVEKPKGLDDATTERLADVMVEGVSKGFLQDVEIWKHKTRIENPLLVEEDGAVYQMRRWYQQFYVDVADVTPDMTDRFEMEVDTTAAVAKWNVEVEENLKRQAEEKERAEQSS